Proteins co-encoded in one Xanthomonas campestris pv. badrii genomic window:
- a CDS encoding 6-phosphofructokinase yields MTTGNLLYAQSGGVTAVINATAAGVIGEARARKIKVLAARNGILGALREELIDTSKESAAAIAALAQTPGGAFGSCRYKLKSLEEDSAKYERLLDVLRAHDVRWFLYNGGNDSADTAWKVSQLAKAYGYPLHCIGVPKTIDNDLAVTDTCPGFGSAAKYTAVSVREAALDVAAMADTSTKVFIYEAMGRHAGWLAAAAGLAGQGPDDAPQIILLPERAYDQAVFLAKVKQVVEKVGWCVVVASEGIQDAHGKFVADAGGAADSFGHAQLGGVASFLAAQVKQELGYKVHWTLPDYLQRSARHLASKTDWEQAQAVGKAAVQYALKGMNAVIPVIERVSDAPYRWKIVPAPLHKVANHEKKMPPSFLRKDGFGITERARRYFAPLIKGEAPLAYGSDGLPKYVSLKNVAVAKKLPSWEG; encoded by the coding sequence ATGACCACCGGCAATCTGTTGTATGCCCAGTCTGGCGGCGTCACCGCCGTCATCAACGCCACTGCCGCCGGCGTGATCGGCGAGGCACGCGCGCGCAAGATCAAGGTCCTGGCCGCGCGCAACGGCATCCTGGGCGCATTGCGCGAAGAGCTGATCGATACCTCCAAGGAGTCGGCCGCCGCGATCGCCGCACTGGCGCAGACGCCCGGCGGTGCATTCGGCTCGTGCCGCTACAAGCTCAAATCGCTCGAAGAAGACAGCGCCAAGTACGAACGCCTGCTCGACGTGTTGCGCGCGCACGACGTGCGCTGGTTCCTCTACAACGGCGGCAACGATTCGGCCGACACCGCCTGGAAGGTCTCGCAGCTGGCCAAGGCCTATGGCTACCCGCTGCACTGCATCGGCGTGCCCAAGACCATCGACAACGATCTGGCCGTGACCGATACCTGCCCCGGCTTTGGTTCGGCCGCCAAGTACACCGCGGTGTCGGTCCGCGAGGCCGCGCTGGATGTCGCCGCGATGGCCGATACCTCGACCAAGGTCTTCATCTACGAAGCGATGGGCCGCCACGCCGGCTGGCTGGCCGCAGCCGCGGGCCTGGCAGGGCAAGGCCCGGACGACGCACCGCAAATCATCCTGCTGCCCGAGCGGGCCTACGATCAGGCGGTGTTCCTGGCCAAGGTGAAGCAGGTGGTGGAAAAGGTCGGCTGGTGCGTGGTGGTTGCCAGCGAGGGCATCCAGGACGCGCACGGAAAATTCGTCGCCGACGCAGGCGGCGCAGCCGACTCGTTCGGCCACGCGCAACTCGGCGGCGTGGCCTCGTTTCTGGCCGCGCAGGTCAAGCAGGAACTCGGCTACAAGGTGCACTGGACCCTGCCGGATTACCTGCAGCGGTCCGCACGCCACCTCGCCTCCAAGACCGATTGGGAACAGGCCCAGGCTGTCGGCAAGGCCGCCGTGCAGTACGCACTCAAGGGCATGAACGCGGTGATCCCGGTGATCGAACGCGTCAGCGATGCGCCGTACCGCTGGAAGATCGTGCCGGCCCCGCTGCACAAGGTGGCCAACCATGAAAAGAAGATGCCGCCCAGCTTCCTGCGCAAGGACGGATTCGGCATCACCGAACGCGCCCGCCGCTATTTCGCCCCGCTGATCAAGGGCGAGGCGCCTCTGGCCTACGGCAGCGATGGCTTGCCCAAATACGTCAGCCTGAAGAACGTGGCCGTGGCGAAGAAGCTGCCGAGCTGGGAAGGCTGA